A single window of Methylomarinum sp. Ch1-1 DNA harbors:
- the dapD gene encoding 2,3,4,5-tetrahydropyridine-2,6-dicarboxylate N-succinyltransferase — MTQLETLINDAFEKRSEITPTNVSAEIREAIEESINRLDNGSARVAEKVDGQWVVNQWLKKAVLLSFRINENRVMDGGVNRYYDKVETKFATYTPDDFAKAGVRVVPNANARHGSYIAPGAVLMPSYVNIGAYVDSGTMVDTWVTVGSCAQIGKNVHLSGGVGIGGVLEPLQAGPTIIEDHCFIGARSEIVEGVVVEEGSVISMGVYIGQSTKIYNRVTGEIIYGRVPAGSVVVPGSLPSKDGSHSLYCAVIIKQVDEKTRSKTGINELLRD; from the coding sequence ATGACTCAACTAGAAACACTGATAAACGACGCCTTTGAAAAACGCTCTGAAATCACCCCCACCAACGTCTCCGCCGAGATCCGCGAAGCAATAGAGGAATCGATCAATAGGCTGGATAACGGTTCCGCCCGAGTCGCCGAAAAAGTCGACGGCCAGTGGGTCGTCAACCAATGGCTGAAAAAGGCGGTGTTACTGTCATTCCGGATCAATGAAAACCGCGTCATGGACGGAGGAGTCAACCGTTATTACGACAAAGTCGAAACCAAATTCGCCACCTATACACCGGACGATTTCGCCAAGGCCGGCGTCCGTGTAGTGCCTAACGCCAATGCCCGCCATGGCTCCTATATTGCGCCGGGGGCGGTGCTGATGCCTTCCTATGTCAACATCGGCGCCTATGTCGATAGCGGCACGATGGTCGATACCTGGGTGACCGTCGGCTCCTGTGCGCAAATCGGCAAGAACGTGCATCTCTCCGGCGGCGTCGGCATCGGCGGCGTGCTGGAGCCGCTGCAAGCCGGCCCGACCATCATCGAAGACCATTGCTTCATCGGCGCACGCTCCGAAATCGTCGAAGGTGTTGTCGTCGAAGAAGGCTCAGTCATTTCGATGGGCGTTTACATCGGTCAAAGCACCAAGATTTACAACCGCGTCACCGGTGAAATCATCTATGGCCGCGTACCGGCCGGCTCCGTCGTCGTACCGGGCAGCCTGCCTTCCAAAGATGGCAGTCACAGCCTGTATTGTGCGGTCATCATCAAGCAGGTCGATGAAAAAACCCGCAGCAAAACCGGCATCAACGAGTTGTTGCGCGACTAA
- the dapC gene encoding succinyldiaminopimelate transaminase has translation MNPHLEHLHPYPFEKLNQLKQGITAPADRDHIALSIGEPKHPTPHLIQEALLTHLHGLGNYPTTKGLPELRTNIADWIGKRFAIPGHLIDPETQVLPVNGTREALFSFAQAVIDPSDKALVVMPNPFYQIYEGAALLAGAKPYYLNTTAENDYLPNFDGVPEHVWQRCQLLYLCSPGNPTGAVIGRETHFKLLELAEKYDFLIASDECYTEIYLDENQPPQGLLQSAYQAGNKTFKRCVIFQSLSKRSNAPGLRSGFVAGDAEILAKYFQYRTYHGCAMPLPTQRASIAAWQDEIHVQTNRQQYREKFDAFIDILSPVCQIDRPAASFYIWLKTPIADTEFAQQLYAQQNVTVLPGSYLSRDSDDGNPGQNHVRIALVAPLDECIDAAQRIKNFLHTLN, from the coding sequence ATGAATCCACATCTCGAACATCTGCATCCCTACCCGTTTGAGAAGCTAAATCAACTCAAACAAGGCATTACCGCCCCTGCCGACAGGGATCATATCGCCTTATCGATCGGCGAACCCAAACATCCGACGCCGCATTTAATCCAGGAAGCACTGCTGACCCATCTGCATGGTTTAGGCAACTATCCGACCACCAAGGGCCTGCCGGAGCTGCGAACCAACATTGCCGACTGGATAGGCAAGCGTTTCGCCATCCCCGGCCACCTGATCGATCCCGAAACTCAAGTATTGCCGGTCAACGGCACCCGCGAGGCTCTGTTCTCCTTCGCCCAAGCGGTGATCGATCCGTCCGACAAAGCGCTGGTGGTGATGCCTAACCCTTTCTACCAGATATATGAAGGTGCGGCTTTGCTGGCCGGCGCGAAGCCTTATTATCTAAACACGACCGCAGAAAACGATTATTTACCGAATTTCGATGGCGTCCCCGAACATGTTTGGCAACGTTGCCAATTACTGTATCTCTGTTCGCCCGGAAATCCGACCGGCGCAGTGATCGGGCGCGAAACACATTTTAAGCTGTTGGAACTGGCGGAAAAATACGATTTCCTGATCGCCTCCGATGAGTGTTATACCGAAATATATCTTGATGAAAACCAGCCGCCTCAAGGCCTGCTGCAAAGCGCCTATCAAGCGGGCAACAAGACGTTCAAACGCTGCGTCATTTTTCAAAGCCTGTCGAAACGCTCCAATGCACCGGGCCTGCGCTCCGGCTTCGTCGCCGGCGATGCCGAGATACTAGCCAAGTATTTTCAATACCGTACCTATCACGGCTGCGCCATGCCGCTGCCGACTCAACGGGCCAGCATCGCCGCCTGGCAGGACGAAATTCACGTCCAAACAAATCGGCAACAATACCGAGAAAAATTCGATGCCTTTATCGACATCCTGTCACCGGTCTGTCAGATCGACAGACCGGCGGCCAGTTTTTATATCTGGCTGAAGACACCGATAGCCGATACCGAGTTTGCCCAACAGCTTTATGCCCAACAAAATGTGACGGTATTGCCCGGCAGCTATTTGTCACGGGACAGCGATGACGGCAATCCCGGTCAAAACCATGTCCGTATCGCGCTGGTGGCGCCCTTGGACGAATGCATCGACGCCGCCCAGCGCATTAAAAATTTCCTTCACACATTAAATTAA
- a CDS encoding M48 family metallopeptidase: MLHKFLLSLACALTLSACATSPTGRSQFIYMPDTQINQMGLQAFDNLKSEKALSNNSRYIQFADCVAEALVHEVGGDWEVVVFQDDSLNAFALPGNKIGVHSGLIDLVDNQDQLAAVIGHEIGHVMARHSNERMSQETAVNTGIALIQAVSAPETALGQSAIGLLGIGAQYGIILPYSRTHESEADIIGLELMAKAGFDPRHSITLWQKMDAAGNGQAPAEFLSTHPSHDTRIEDLNKHMPKALKDYQQALSIGKQPRCSK, from the coding sequence ATGTTGCATAAATTCTTGCTGTCACTCGCCTGCGCCCTGACCCTAAGCGCCTGCGCCACCAGTCCGACAGGTCGATCGCAATTTATTTACATGCCTGACACCCAGATCAACCAAATGGGACTGCAGGCTTTCGACAATCTGAAATCCGAGAAAGCCCTCAGCAATAACAGCCGCTATATTCAATTCGCCGACTGCGTCGCCGAGGCTCTGGTTCACGAAGTAGGCGGCGACTGGGAAGTCGTCGTATTTCAGGATGATTCACTGAATGCCTTTGCCTTGCCCGGCAACAAGATCGGCGTCCATAGCGGCCTGATCGACCTGGTCGACAATCAAGACCAGCTGGCTGCGGTAATCGGCCATGAAATCGGCCATGTCATGGCCCGACACAGCAATGAAAGAATGTCTCAGGAAACCGCCGTCAATACCGGCATCGCGTTGATTCAGGCGGTCAGCGCACCGGAAACGGCGCTGGGTCAATCGGCGATCGGCTTGCTCGGTATCGGCGCGCAATACGGCATCATTCTGCCTTACAGCCGCACTCACGAAAGCGAAGCCGACATCATCGGCCTGGAGTTGATGGCCAAGGCCGGCTTCGATCCGCGTCATAGCATTACCCTCTGGCAAAAAATGGATGCGGCCGGCAACGGCCAAGCGCCGGCCGAGTTTCTGTCGACGCATCCGTCCCACGACACTCGTATCGAAGATCTTAACAAACATATGCCCAAAGCCCTGAAAGACTATCAGCAAGCCTTGTCGATCGGCAAACAACCGCGTTGCAGCAAATAA
- a CDS encoding cation diffusion facilitator family transporter, whose protein sequence is MPHSSSLTAILYAFSANLGIALAKTFAALWTGSGSLLAEAIHSFADCGNQVLLFVGMTRSEKQATKKHPMGFGRESYIWSMMVAFTLFSVGGVFSIHEGWQRYTNPHELENAGIAVVILLIASGLEYFSLKGALAAMAPEKGDRTLWQWFRETHSSELMVVIGEDLAALVGLLIALVMLSLALITGNTAFDAAGSMLIGILLITVAVLIGKEVHSLLLGESDETIGIAIRQYLDNQPCISKVLNLWAINHGNSVMVAVKAEFKADMSVHQAAKEINILEKQIKLSHDRVKWIFFEIDNAD, encoded by the coding sequence ATGCCACACTCCAGTTCGTTAACGGCCATACTCTACGCGTTTTCCGCCAACCTGGGCATTGCTCTTGCCAAGACCTTTGCCGCATTGTGGACCGGCTCCGGCTCATTGCTGGCCGAGGCCATCCATTCCTTTGCCGATTGCGGCAACCAGGTGCTGTTGTTCGTCGGCATGACTCGCTCCGAAAAACAGGCGACGAAAAAACATCCGATGGGCTTCGGTCGTGAATCCTATATCTGGTCGATGATGGTCGCCTTCACCTTATTTTCGGTCGGCGGCGTGTTTTCGATCCATGAAGGTTGGCAGCGTTATACCAATCCGCATGAACTGGAAAATGCCGGCATCGCCGTCGTCATCCTATTGATCGCCTCTGGCTTGGAGTATTTCTCATTGAAAGGCGCATTGGCGGCGATGGCGCCTGAAAAAGGCGATCGCACCCTGTGGCAATGGTTCCGGGAAACCCATTCCAGCGAATTGATGGTGGTCATCGGCGAAGATTTGGCCGCGCTGGTCGGACTGCTGATCGCCTTGGTCATGCTCAGTTTGGCCTTGATCACCGGCAACACCGCCTTCGATGCGGCGGGCTCTATGCTGATCGGAATACTGTTGATTACCGTCGCGGTCTTGATCGGCAAGGAAGTCCATTCCCTGTTGCTCGGCGAAAGCGATGAAACGATCGGAATTGCCATCCGACAATACCTGGACAATCAACCGTGCATTTCGAAGGTCCTGAACCTATGGGCCATCAATCACGGCAACAGCGTCATGGTCGCGGTCAAGGCCGAATTTAAAGCGGACATGTCGGTTCATCAGGCGGCCAAGGAAATCAATATACTGGAAAAACAAATCAAGCTAAGCCACGACCGGGTAAAATGGATTTTCTTTGAAATCGACAACGCCGATTAA
- a CDS encoding TlpA family protein disulfide reductase, whose translation MKNLTLIFCLLSSLFTPLSQGGTLPLQPFGPGSYQTILEQQQNRPLMLVLWSLTCSSCMKEMGMLKKISDRHPELTIVLISVDDYSEAEQVRAMLQKNQLSEMNNWLFSVGNSAQLRYQIDPTWYGELPRTYFYDAAHDRTAVSGVLSAQDYERLIADILP comes from the coding sequence ATGAAAAATTTAACGTTAATATTTTGCCTGCTAAGTTCATTGTTTACCCCGCTAAGCCAAGGCGGAACTTTACCTTTACAGCCTTTCGGCCCAGGCAGCTATCAAACGATACTCGAACAGCAACAGAACCGTCCGCTGATGCTGGTGCTCTGGTCCCTGACTTGCTCTTCCTGCATGAAGGAAATGGGCATGCTGAAAAAAATCAGCGACCGACACCCCGAACTGACGATCGTCTTGATCTCGGTCGACGACTACTCCGAAGCCGAGCAAGTCCGTGCAATGCTGCAGAAAAACCAACTGAGCGAGATGAACAACTGGCTGTTCAGCGTAGGCAATTCCGCCCAATTACGCTATCAAATAGATCCCACCTGGTACGGCGAACTGCCGCGCACTTATTTCTATGATGCCGCCCACGACAGAACTGCCGTCAGCGGCGTGTTGTCAGCACAGGACTATGAGCGGCTGATAGCCGATATTTTGCCCTGA
- a CDS encoding sialidase family protein codes for MSPLIRYNKLHSKPAATVITLFILLLLNACQTQNNSPTTSAPPAPVLRSTVAVAFAPDGRLWRLTPTPDAVYVDYSDDNGQTFSPPQQVNPAAQKISVWPENPPAIAITRSGRIHVLYYADAAQKSTSFYSYSDDGGNTFSPPKLISDHADSAMHYMDKMLLDNEDKVYLFWHDRRHELLDQQLGSGVLSLYYAISDSQHPDFYNRFISNAVCSCCRTATALAPNNKPVLMVRMVFPDGVREHALMRMDKTGKWSKPIRVTGDHWTIEACPEHGPALAIDDRGRVHMTWFTLGDIRQGIYYAQTDDFGAKVSAPMKLGERERLPGHPDVLTLKNRVILTWKEFDGKQTTIQIKESADRGASWSDARTVFSTNGENGHPSLISNGQDIFLSWVSSEQGHQIIKL; via the coding sequence ATGAGTCCTTTGATTCGCTATAACAAATTGCATTCCAAACCAGCCGCGACCGTCATTACGTTGTTCATATTGCTGCTGCTCAACGCCTGTCAAACGCAAAACAACTCGCCCACGACCAGCGCTCCGCCGGCGCCGGTATTGCGTTCGACGGTGGCCGTCGCCTTCGCGCCTGACGGACGCTTATGGCGCCTGACCCCAACCCCAGATGCGGTGTATGTCGACTATTCCGACGACAACGGTCAGACTTTCAGTCCTCCGCAACAAGTCAACCCGGCGGCGCAGAAGATCAGCGTCTGGCCGGAAAACCCTCCCGCCATCGCCATCACCCGCTCCGGCCGTATCCACGTGCTTTACTATGCCGATGCCGCGCAAAAATCGACCAGTTTCTACAGTTATTCCGATGACGGCGGCAATACCTTCAGCCCACCGAAGTTGATCAGCGACCACGCCGATTCGGCTATGCATTATATGGATAAGATGTTGCTGGACAACGAAGACAAGGTTTATCTGTTCTGGCACGACCGCCGTCACGAACTGCTCGACCAACAACTGGGTTCCGGCGTGCTATCACTCTATTACGCCATCTCCGATAGTCAACATCCCGATTTCTACAATCGTTTCATCAGCAACGCCGTGTGTTCCTGCTGCCGTACCGCGACCGCATTGGCCCCTAACAATAAACCGGTGCTAATGGTGCGTATGGTGTTTCCTGACGGCGTTCGCGAACACGCGCTGATGCGCATGGATAAAACCGGCAAATGGTCGAAACCGATCCGTGTCACCGGCGACCACTGGACCATCGAAGCCTGCCCCGAGCATGGCCCCGCATTAGCGATCGACGACCGGGGCCGCGTCCATATGACTTGGTTTACCTTAGGCGATATCCGTCAAGGCATCTATTATGCGCAAACCGACGATTTCGGCGCCAAAGTCAGCGCACCGATGAAGCTGGGCGAGAGAGAGCGACTGCCCGGCCATCCCGATGTCCTGACCCTGAAGAACCGCGTGATCCTGACCTGGAAAGAATTCGACGGCAAACAAACCACTATTCAGATAAAGGAATCCGCCGACCGCGGCGCCAGCTGGTCTGATGCCAGAACGGTGTTTTCCACGAACGGCGAAAACGGTCATCCGAGCTTAATCAGCAACGGCCAAGACATCTTTCTGTCCTGGGTTTCCTCGGAACAGGGGCATCAAATCATCAAGCTATGA
- a CDS encoding MFS transporter small subunit: MNDSTNGKKLNPWLILFWLYVTVPLVWGIWSTLQKALALFN; encoded by the coding sequence ATGAATGATTCAACTAACGGTAAGAAACTCAATCCATGGCTGATTTTGTTCTGGCTTTATGTCACCGTTCCCCTGGTCTGGGGCATCTGGTCGACGTTGCAAAAAGCTCTGGCCTTGTTCAATTAA
- a CDS encoding L-lactate MFS transporter yields the protein MSGFFSSRRALAKLGYNRWMVPPAALSIHLCIGQAYAFSVFNEPLTRVIGIDASAPGDWKLTTLGWIFSLAIVFLGLSAAFGGKWLEKVGPRLTMFVAACCFGGGFWVAGLGVYLHQIWLVYLGYGVIGGIGLGLGYVSPVSTLIKWFPDRRGLATGMAIMGFGGGAMIGAPLSVMLMDHFKSAVSVGVMETFLVMGGIYFLSMLIGSMTIRTPPADWKPEGWTPPPVTNKMITQNHVHIDQALKTPQFYLLWLVLCLNVTAGIGVLGQASVMIQEMFKGSVTATAAAGFVGLLSLFNMGGRFFWSFSSDYIGRKNTYFIFFALGIALYAAVPSAGAAGNMPLFVLLYALILSMYGGGFSTIPAYLADIFGTRYVGGIHGRLLTAWASAGIFGPVLVNYLREFQIEQGVARADAYNITMYIMAGILALGFLCNLLIRPVHEKHHMRSDEVDDPIV from the coding sequence ATGTCTGGTTTTTTTTCATCACGGCGGGCGCTGGCCAAGCTCGGCTATAACCGCTGGATGGTCCCACCCGCTGCTTTGTCCATTCATTTGTGCATAGGCCAAGCCTATGCCTTCAGCGTTTTTAACGAACCATTGACGCGCGTCATCGGCATCGATGCTTCCGCTCCCGGAGACTGGAAACTGACGACGCTGGGCTGGATCTTCAGCCTGGCCATCGTCTTCTTAGGTCTGTCGGCCGCATTCGGCGGCAAATGGCTGGAAAAAGTCGGTCCCCGACTGACCATGTTTGTCGCCGCCTGTTGTTTCGGCGGCGGTTTTTGGGTGGCCGGGTTGGGCGTCTACCTGCATCAAATCTGGCTGGTCTATTTAGGCTACGGCGTCATCGGCGGTATCGGTCTGGGCTTGGGTTATGTCTCGCCGGTTTCGACGCTGATCAAATGGTTTCCGGACCGCCGCGGGCTGGCGACCGGCATGGCGATCATGGGCTTCGGCGGCGGTGCGATGATCGGCGCCCCACTGTCGGTCATGTTGATGGATCACTTCAAATCCGCGGTTTCGGTTGGCGTAATGGAAACATTTCTGGTCATGGGCGGCATTTATTTTCTATCCATGTTGATTGGCTCCATGACGATACGCACGCCGCCCGCCGACTGGAAACCGGAAGGTTGGACACCGCCGCCGGTGACCAACAAAATGATCACGCAAAACCATGTCCATATCGACCAGGCTCTGAAAACACCTCAATTTTATTTGCTTTGGCTGGTGTTGTGTTTGAACGTCACCGCCGGCATTGGCGTGCTCGGCCAGGCATCGGTGATGATTCAGGAAATGTTCAAAGGTAGTGTGACCGCCACCGCGGCGGCCGGCTTCGTCGGCCTGCTCAGCCTGTTTAATATGGGAGGGCGCTTTTTTTGGTCCTTCTCCTCTGATTATATCGGGCGAAAAAACACCTATTTCATCTTCTTCGCACTCGGCATCGCCTTGTATGCGGCAGTACCGTCCGCCGGCGCCGCCGGAAACATGCCACTGTTCGTGCTGTTGTATGCCTTGATTTTGAGCATGTATGGCGGCGGCTTCTCGACCATTCCCGCCTATCTGGCCGACATTTTCGGCACCCGTTATGTCGGCGGCATTCATGGCAGGCTGCTGACCGCCTGGGCCAGCGCCGGAATTTTCGGCCCGGTATTGGTCAATTACCTACGCGAGTTCCAGATCGAACAAGGGGTAGCCAGGGCCGATGCCTACAACATCACGATGTATATCATGGCCGGCATACTCGCCCTCGGCTTTCTCTGCAATCTGCTGATCAGGCCGGTGCACGAGAAACATCATATGCGTTCAGATGAAGTCGATGATCCAATCGTCTAG
- the cynS gene encoding cyanase: protein MQTKPAQTPSFSKADSVLSKEQMTDLIVSAKVKKQLTWQAIAEQLGVDEVWLASACLGMNSMKTEPAAKLCAVLGLGPEVQSALEVFPNKTWSFHIPQDPLIYRLYEIVGVYGETLKEIVHEKFGDGIMSAIDFSMNVDKEENPAGDRVVIKMNGKFLPYKSW from the coding sequence ATGCAAACAAAACCCGCGCAAACTCCATCCTTCAGCAAAGCCGATTCGGTGCTGAGCAAAGAACAAATGACCGATCTGATAGTTTCGGCCAAGGTAAAAAAACAACTCACCTGGCAAGCCATCGCCGAACAACTCGGCGTCGATGAAGTCTGGCTGGCCTCGGCCTGTTTAGGCATGAACAGCATGAAAACGGAACCGGCCGCCAAGTTGTGCGCCGTGCTCGGACTAGGGCCGGAGGTGCAATCGGCGCTGGAAGTGTTCCCGAACAAAACCTGGTCCTTTCATATCCCCCAGGACCCATTGATCTACCGGCTTTACGAAATAGTCGGCGTCTATGGCGAGACGCTGAAAGAAATCGTCCACGAAAAATTCGGCGACGGCATCATGAGCGCGATCGACTTCAGCATGAACGTCGACAAAGAAGAAAATCCAGCCGGTGACCGTGTCGTGATCAAAATGAACGGTAAATTTCTTCCCTACAAATCCTGGTAA
- a CDS encoding bifunctional protein-serine/threonine kinase/phosphatase: MSNQLTISVGQYSAKGRKETNQDFHGVYIPEEPLLHTKGIAIALADGISSSDVSQIASEAAVTGFLTDYFCTSEAWSVKKSVQRVLIATNSWLYAQTRQGLYPYEKDRGYVCTFSALVLKSTSAYLFHVGDARIYRLQGNSLEQLTDDHRLWVGQDKSYLSRALGIASHIEIDYQTLPLEKSDIFLLATDGVYEYVSSNFIITQLEEHRHDLDTCAKTIANEAYRLGSTDNLTIQLVRTEDLPAVDADESYRQLTGLPFPPILQARMEFDGYTIVREIHASSRSHVYLAVDNDTGIQVVIKAPSIDLRDDQAYLEGFLLEDWIAHRIDSPFVLKPCEQTRKHNFIYITTEYIEGRTLTQWMIDNPRPELETVRGIVEQIAKGLRAFHRLEMLHQDLRPDNILIDKTGTVKIIDFGSTRVAGLEEISTAIIRNPIPGTAQYTAPEYFLGASGTPCSDLFSLGVITYQILTAKLPYGVEVVKARSRAAQNKLRYRTIVGADSEIPAWIDDAISKAVHPNPYKRYQELSEFIHDLRRPNRVFLHKIRPPLMERNPVVFWQGVSLILTLILFSLLIKQE; the protein is encoded by the coding sequence ATGTCCAATCAATTAACAATCTCCGTGGGCCAATACTCCGCTAAAGGCCGCAAAGAAACCAATCAGGATTTTCACGGCGTTTATATTCCCGAAGAACCGCTGTTGCATACGAAAGGAATTGCCATCGCGCTGGCCGACGGCATCAGCAGCAGCGACGTCAGTCAGATCGCCAGCGAAGCCGCAGTCACTGGGTTTTTAACCGATTATTTTTGCACCTCGGAAGCTTGGTCGGTCAAAAAATCGGTGCAACGGGTTTTGATCGCGACCAATTCCTGGTTATATGCGCAGACTCGGCAAGGGCTGTATCCTTATGAAAAAGACCGGGGCTATGTCTGTACTTTCAGCGCTCTGGTTCTCAAGTCGACTTCCGCCTATCTATTTCATGTGGGCGACGCCCGCATCTACCGCTTGCAGGGCAATTCATTGGAGCAATTGACCGACGACCACCGGCTTTGGGTTGGTCAAGATAAAAGCTATTTGAGCCGCGCCTTGGGCATAGCCTCTCATATTGAAATCGATTACCAAACGCTGCCGTTGGAGAAGAGCGATATCTTTTTATTGGCGACGGACGGTGTCTACGAATATGTGTCGTCCAACTTCATCATCACCCAACTCGAGGAACATCGACATGATTTGGATACCTGCGCAAAAACGATTGCAAACGAAGCTTATCGACTCGGGAGCACCGACAACCTGACTATTCAACTGGTCAGAACCGAAGACTTGCCCGCGGTGGATGCCGACGAGTCTTATCGGCAATTGACCGGGCTGCCGTTCCCGCCGATATTACAAGCTCGGATGGAATTCGATGGCTACACCATCGTCAGGGAAATCCATGCCAGCAGCCGAAGCCATGTTTATTTGGCTGTGGACAATGACACCGGGATACAGGTCGTTATCAAGGCGCCATCGATCGATCTTCGGGACGACCAGGCTTATCTGGAAGGTTTTTTGCTGGAAGACTGGATCGCCCACCGCATCGACAGTCCCTTTGTCCTGAAACCGTGTGAGCAGACCCGGAAACATAACTTTATTTATATCACCACAGAATACATTGAAGGACGCACCTTAACCCAGTGGATGATAGACAACCCGAGACCCGAACTGGAAACCGTGCGCGGAATCGTCGAACAAATCGCCAAGGGACTGCGCGCTTTTCACCGCTTGGAAATGCTGCATCAAGACCTAAGGCCTGACAATATCCTGATCGATAAAACCGGCACGGTAAAGATCATCGATTTCGGTTCGACTCGGGTGGCCGGCTTGGAGGAAATATCCACCGCCATCATACGGAACCCTATCCCCGGCACGGCGCAATACACCGCCCCTGAATATTTCCTCGGCGCAAGCGGGACGCCCTGTTCCGATTTGTTTTCCCTGGGTGTCATTACTTATCAAATATTGACCGCTAAGCTGCCTTACGGCGTTGAAGTAGTCAAAGCACGGTCGCGGGCCGCCCAGAACAAATTACGCTACCGCACCATCGTTGGCGCCGACAGTGAAATCCCAGCTTGGATAGATGACGCCATCAGTAAAGCGGTACATCCAAACCCTTACAAACGCTACCAGGAATTATCCGAATTCATCCATGATCTGCGCCGCCCAAACCGAGTCTTTCTGCATAAAATCCGGCCGCCTTTGATGGAACGCAATCCTGTGGTGTTTTGGCAAGGCGTTTCCCTGATTCTGACCCTTATCCTCTTCTCTTTATTGATAAAGCAAGAATAA
- a CDS encoding formate/nitrite transporter family protein, which translates to MSYLVPAEFVTKMVDAGESKIYMSTRDTIIRAFMAGAILALAAVFAISVTVQTGYPIIGAILFPVGFCMLYLLGCDLLTGVFVLTPLAWLDRRPGVTLGGVFRNWGLVFIGNFLGALTVALMMSIVFTYGFSTEPNAVGQKIATIGEGRTVGYAKYGAAGMLTLFIRGMLCNWMVSTGVVGAMISTTVSGKVIAMWMPIMLFFGMAFEHSVVNMFLFPSGLIMGGNFSIMDYLIWNEIPTVLGNLVGGLAFTGLTLYATHARTAPKRALA; encoded by the coding sequence ATGTCTTATTTAGTCCCTGCAGAATTCGTTACGAAGATGGTGGATGCCGGTGAATCCAAAATCTATATGTCGACACGTGACACGATAATTAGAGCGTTTATGGCCGGAGCGATCCTTGCATTGGCTGCGGTATTTGCGATTTCGGTCACTGTCCAAACAGGCTATCCTATCATTGGCGCCATTCTGTTCCCGGTTGGTTTTTGCATGCTGTATTTACTCGGCTGCGACCTGTTGACCGGTGTTTTTGTGCTAACGCCGCTGGCTTGGCTGGATAGACGTCCCGGCGTGACTCTTGGCGGCGTATTCAGAAACTGGGGACTGGTTTTTATCGGCAATTTCCTGGGAGCGCTGACGGTGGCGTTAATGATGTCCATTGTCTTTACCTATGGTTTCTCCACCGAACCCAATGCAGTCGGCCAAAAAATCGCCACCATCGGCGAAGGACGCACCGTCGGTTACGCCAAATACGGGGCGGCCGGGATGTTGACTCTGTTTATCAGGGGGATGCTGTGTAACTGGATGGTCTCGACCGGTGTGGTCGGAGCCATGATTTCCACCACGGTCAGTGGCAAGGTCATCGCCATGTGGATGCCGATCATGCTGTTCTTCGGCATGGCTTTCGAGCATTCCGTCGTCAACATGTTTCTGTTTCCATCGGGCCTGATCATGGGCGGCAACTTCTCGATCATGGATTATTTGATCTGGAACGAGATTCCGACCGTGCTCGGCAACTTGGTCGGTGGACTGGCCTTTACCGGATTGACTTTATATGCGACTCACGCCAGAACGGCTCCGAAACGCGCCCTTGCCTAA